The Brevibacillus humidisoli DNA segment ACGAAGTGAGTCAAATCGATCCAGGGCTTAGCAAGCTGGCTGACAAAAATCTGAATATCCTGTTGGACCAGGTTCGTTTCCTGCAGCGGCGGACAGAGAGCAGTATTCTCGCCAAACATGAGACATCGGTAAAACGAATAGAGCGGATTGAAGCTGAACTCCAGCCGTTTGGCACCTTGCAAGAGCGGACGTACAATGTATTCAGCTATCTCAACAAATACGGACTTGATCTGCTTGATCGGCTGGTGGATGCTGACCTGCCATTTGATGCGACGCACAAGCTGATCTACCTCCAAGGATGAAGAACAAGGGCCACCTCATCGTCTATCTTGCTGACGATAGGTGGCCCTTGTTCTTGTGAAAGGAACAGTATTGCAAAACTGGTTGGGTTCTTGATGTATCATTTTCACCGTATCTTCCACACGTATGTGAAGGAATCCGCAGCGGAGTACATACGGTAGAGGAGATTGGCCAATGCGGCGTACGATCTCCTTCATTCGGATGCAAGAACTGTCGATGTCCCTATTCAACCAAGATCAGCGACAAGGCACGCAACGCTATTATAATCCCTATCTCCGACTCCTCCGATGAACGCGTCTCTGCCAGAAAGTAAGCATGACAATGACGACCACCGGGTAAAGAGCCGACCAGCCGAGAAAGGGATACAGCAACAGCGTGACGACAAGCGATATCCAAGCCGCTGCTTTCCCCTGTCTGTGGCCTGACAACAGGCGTACCCCTGCAAAACATCCACCGAGATAAGTAGCAAAGAACGTCGCATTGGGAAGTTCGATCAATTGAGCGAGAGTAAGCGTCTCTGTTACCAGGACGAGCAAGACGACTGCGAAACACAGGGCAAGGAAGCCAAGGCCGCCGATGGGCGTGCCATACCTGGAATGAAGGATCCCAAACCACTTTGGAGCAAAGTTGGCCTGCGCCAGTGCGTATGCGGTGCGGGCTGCGGCACTAATATAGGCATTGGCTGTAGCGATGCAGATAAACAGTGCGGCAACACCGACAAGCCAACTGCCGATCGGACCAAGCGACAATTGGACCATCGCACTGAGCGAAGCCTCTGATATACCACTTCCGTAACTGCCGGTACCGACGGTCATAACCGCCACGGCGAAGTACAGCAGGGCGATGATGCCGGCACTCCAGATGACACCGCGAATCGCGTTTCGCTTGGGGTCGACAAACTCCTGCGAGAGATGAGTCACTGCTTCCCATCCGATAAAACACCAAAACAGCAGTCCGGCTGCTTTCCCTACACTGAGCCAGCCGTGCGGTGCAAACGGAGTCAGATTGTTCACTGAGAAATGGGGAAGCGAAGCAGCGACAGCCACCAGCAGAATCGCCAAGATCAGTGAGACGACCAGTGTCTGCACTTTACCTGCCACCTGCATGCCGAATACGTTCATCACCAGTACCGCAAGCAGGATCAGTGAAGCGATGACGTAGGTCTGCGATGGATCATAGCCAAGCGGGACGGTGAGATAGTTGGCGCCGGTTACGGCCACGATCGGAGCGCCGACCGGCACAGAGAGCAAAAAGAACCAGCCCACCGCATTGGCCGGCCCATCGCCGTAGGCCAGCCGGACAAAGTGAGATACCCCCCGGCATGAGGGTGATGGGCGGCCAGCAGTCCCATTGTGATCGCCATCGGCAGGACGAGCAGAGACATGGCCGACCAGGCGATGATCGAAGCGGGACCGGCGATATCAGCAGCGAGCCCTGGAATTAACAAGATGCCTGATCCAAGGACGGCACCGATGTACAGGGTGACGATTTGCGGCAGTGATAGCGTTTCTTTCCAGGCAGTTGGTTTTGAAGTCGTTGTCATAGCCTTTCCTCTTTTCCCTCGTTGGTGAGCCAAGTGTAACATAGACAGAACGATCGGTTACAGCTATAATTTTGAATAACAACAATCGGTATTTTCGATAGAAAAGAGGGAAGAGGAATGGACACGCAGCTCTTTTTAACCTTCCGTGAAGTAGCCAAATGGCAGAACTTCAGCCGAGCGGCCGAGGCGTTGGGATATGCCCAGTCCAGTGTAACAGCCCATATCCAGAATCTGGAGAACAAGTTTCAAGTCGAATTGTTTGAACGACGGGGCCGTAAAATCAGGCTTACTCCGGCAGGAGAACAATTGCTGCGCTATGCTGATCAAGTATTAGCGCTGCTTGAGGAGGCAAAAGCCTGTCTGGCTGAGAGCGCGCATATACCGGCAACGACGACGATTGGTACAGTGGAGTCGCTGGCTGCCTTTTACCTGCCACCCTATGTGCAGACCTTTCGCCGCCAGTATCCGGAGACCAAACTGCTGCTTCGGCCTGGCATCTGCAGCGATTTGCGTCAGGGCGTGAAAGAGGGGAGTTACGACTTTGCGATCATCCTCGACGAGTTGCAAACCCATCCTGATCTGGAGATCATCCCGCTGCAGGAGGAGGAACTGGTGCTGATTGCTCCTCCTGACCACCGTCTTGCTTGTGCCGAGCGTGTACTGCCGCAAGATTTGGCAGGGGAGACCCTGATTGTAACTGAATCGGGCTGCAGTTACCGGACGATGATGGAAAATGTGCTGCGGGATACTGATACCGTACTGGAGACATCACTGGAATTCGGGAGCCTGGAAGCGATCAAACAGTGTGTGGCTTACGGGCTGGGCATCGCTCACTTGCCTCGCATAGCGGTGCAGGAGGAAGTGGACAAGGGGGCGTTGAGCGTCCTGCCGTTTGAACACCCCGATATCCGTGTGTTCCGGCAACTGGTCTATCACAAAAAGAAGTGGATACCGCGGGCAGTCCATCACTTTTTTCAACTACTCTTGGCAGATGCCGACCAGAACGGAGCGGCTGCGGTATAGAAGCGTCAAAGTGCCACAAAATAGGTGAAGCATAAACAACCATGTGTTAAGATATGGGATGAGCATGTATATGAAGGAGGAAAACGGATGAATGCAGTAGCAGAAAGCATCATTAAGGATATCGGTCTGGCCCACAATGGACACCTGAAAATCGATTGGGTAAAAGAGCACATGCCCGTGCTCAACCGGATCCGCGAACGGTTCGAGAAAGAACAGCCGTTTGCTGGCCTGAAAGTGGCCATCTCTCTGCATTTGGAAGCAAAAACGGCCTACCTGGCCAAGGTGATTCAGGCAGGAGGAGCGGAAGTAACGATTACCGGCTCCAACCCGCTGTCTACCCAAGACGACGTCTGTGCGGCACTGGTGGAAGACGGGATTCGCGTCTATGCGAAATACAACCCTGCGCCTGAGGAGTACAAGAGTCACCTGCTGAAAACGCTGGAGACACGTCCGGATCTGATCATCGACGATGGCGGCGATTTGGTCACGATTTTACATAGTGAAAAACGTGATCTGCTCCCGCAGGTTCGCGGCGGCGCGGAAGAGACAACGACTGGTATCCTCCGTTTGAAAGCACTGGAAAACGAGGGTAAGCTGGAGTTCCCGATGGTAGCTGTCAATGACGCTTTCTGCAAATATTTGTTCGACAATCGTTACGGCACCGGCCAATCTGTCTGGGATGGGATCAATCGTACGACCAACCTGGTAGTGGCGGGTAAAACCGTCGTTGTCACCGGTTACGGTTGGTGCGGAAAAGGTGTGGCGATGCGCGCCAAAGGTCTCGGCGCCAAGGTAATCGTCACCGAAGTGGACGCGATCAAAGCAGTAGAGGCGTACATGGACGGTTTTGAAGTGATGCCGATGAGCGAAGCGGCCAAACACGGTGACTACTTCGTCACGGTGACAGGAAATCGTGACGTGATTCGCAAAGAGCACTTCGCGGTGATGAAAGATGGCGCAATCCTGTCAAATGCTGGTCACTTCGATGTCGAAGTGAACAAAGTAGAGTTGGAAGCTCTCTCGACAGCAAAACGCGTCGTTCGCAAAGATATTGAAGAGTTCCAGATGGAGGACGGACGCAAAATCTACCTGCTGGCTGAGGGACGTCTGGTCAATCTTGCCGCAGGGGACGGGCACCCGGCAGAGATCATGGACATGACCTTTGCCCTGCAGGCAGTGGCATTGGAATATGTGAACAAAAACTACCAACAGATCGGGAAAAAAGTACTGAACGTGCCGTACGAACTGGACGAGTCGGTTGCCCGCTACAAACTGGAAGCGCTCGGGATCAAAATCGACAGCCTGACCGCCGAACAAAAAGAGTATCTGGAAAGCTGGGTCGAATAATCAGCGAAACTGCTGCCAGATCGCAAGGAAAGATGCGGAAAAAATCCTGCTTACAAAAAGCAGGATTTTTTTTATAATAGCAAATAGAAGTTTGAGTGGGGAAAAGTGGGGGAAAGTGGAGGATAACGGGAGGAAAGTGGGGGAAGCGGCATGTTCATGGGTGAATATCAGCACAGCATCGACGACAAAGGCCGCTTAACCATTCCCGCCAAGTTCCGCGATGGACTCGGCACCTCCTTTGTGATGACCCGCGGTTTGGACAAGTGTTTGTTCATCTATCCCATGAATGAATGGAAAGTCATCGAAGAGAAGCTAAAAAGCCTCCCCTTCACCAAGGCGGATGCGCGTGCGTTTACCCGTTTCTTCTTTTCCGGTGCCACTGAATGCGAGTGGGACAAGCAGGGAAGGGTAAATATACCTGCCAATCTGCGGGAGCACGCCCAATTGGCCAAGGACTGTGTGGTGATCGGCGTATCCAGCCGGGTTGAGGTCTGGAGCAAAGAGCTGTGGGAGCAGTACTTTGCCGAATCTGAGAGTTCGTTTGGCGAGATCGCCGAAAAGCTGGTCGATTTCGACCTGTAGAGCGGGAGGTTCCAGCGAATTGTTTCATCATATCACAGTATTAAAACAAGAAGCGGTTGACGGACTAGCCGTACGACCGGATGGCGTATACGTCGACTGTACACTGGGTGGGGCAGGACACAGCAGTCTGATCGCCTCGCGATTGGGCCCTGATGGTCGGCTGATCGCGATTGATCAGGATGACGCTGCGCTGGAAAATGCCCGGCAGCGTCTGTCAGCCTACGGGGAAAACGTCACACTGGTCAAAAGCAACTTTCGTCAGTTGCGGGAAGTTGTGAGCGAACAAGGGCTCCAACAGGTGGACGGTGTCCTGTACGATCTCGGTGTCTCATCCCCCCAGTTGGATGAAGCGGAAAGAGGCTTCAGCTATAACGCCGATGCCGAACTGGACATGCGGATGGACCGGGAGGCGCCGCTTTCGGCTTATGATATTGTCAATCAGTGGGAGGAAGCGGAGATTGCCAGATTGATCTGGGAGTATGGCGAGGAGAAGTTCTCTCGCCGGATTGCCCGGCAAATCGAGATCCACCGCAAGCAGGCACCGATCGAAACCACCGGACAGTTAGTCGAGATTATCAAAGAGGCGATCCCGTCTCCTGCCCGACGCACTGGTCCGCACCCGGCCAAACGCACGTTTCAGGCGCTGCGGATCGCCGTCAACGACGAACTAGGAGCGTTTAAAGAAAGTTTGCAGCAAGCGATTGAATTGCTTCGTCCCAGCGGACGGATCAGTGTGATTACCTTTCACTCGCTGGAAGATCGGATCTGCAAGCAGATGTTTCAGGAGCACGCCAAAGGGTGCATCTGCCCCCCTTCGTTTCCGCAGTGTGCATGCGGTCATCAGCCGACGCTACAGATCGTCACACGCAAGCCGATCACGCCATCGGAAGCGGAGTTGAGCGAAAATCCGCGGGCAAGATCGGCCAAACTGCGCGTTGCAGAGAAATTGTAACCTTTCAGGAATCGTTGCCTTCCGTGTGAAGAATGTCCGCCTGCGCTAAAGCGGTGTGGAAAGGAGGAGTATCATGGCCTATTATTACCGAGGAAATCTGGCTGTTGACGTTGACAAGTCTCGATCATCTGTGGTGAAGAAGAAAAAGACGATCGTGATCCGCTCGGCAATTCCCACTGGGGAAAAACTGCTGTACTTGTTCTTGATTATGGTGCTGGTTGCGGGCGTTGGATTTGTCGGTCTCAGATACATCCAGATCTCCGAGTACAACTACCAGATTCAGGCGACCAAGAACGAGATGGCCAGACTCCAGGGAGAGAACGCTGACCTGTTGTTGAAAATCGAGCAGATGAGCAATCGGGAACGGATCGAACAGGAGGCAAAAGCGATGGGAATGTCTCCGGCCGAATCGGTTCACGTCATCGGCGCAGCAGAGCCGGGACAGAAAGATCAGCTCGCCCAAAAGGAATAACCGCGTTACGCCTGGTTGTCGGGGTAACGTTTTTCTTTTCGCGTAAACAGAATCTGGATCAAAGAGGTGAAGGCGGATGGAGACGAAACAGCGGCTTAACATACGAACCCTATGTCTGGGGATTAGTCTCCTTTTGCTGTTTTCCGGCTTGATCGGACGTCTCTGGTGGATCCAGTCCGTCGACGCCGCGTGGATTATGGAGAAGGGAAAAAAACAGTGGGAAAGAGAGCGAATCTTGCAGCCGCGGCGCGGGTCCATCCTTGATCGCAACGGTCATGTGCTGGCCTATGAGGGGAAAGCGTATAAGGTGGAGGCTCAGTTAAAGCAAAAAGGGGAAGAGCCCCCATGGTGGATGAACGATAATTACGTTAAAGATCCCTACGACACGGCCTTAAAGCTGGCGCCAATTCTCGACGTGCCGGTAGAAAAACTGGTTAAATACCTGACCGCCGATGATGTGAACGTAACCGAGCTAGGCGCCAACTCCAAAAAAATAACCGAAGAACAGAAAGAGGAGATCTACAATCTACAGTACCCGATCGGGCCCGACGGCAAGCGTTCTGAAGTGAACCAACTGCCTGGTATCGTGCTGCACGAGACGACCCGCCGCTACTATCCCAACAATGACTTTGCAGCCCATGTGTTGGGCTATTTGAACTATGACGATACAGCGATGATGGGGATTGAACTGCAGTTTGACCCTGTGCTGCGCGGGGAGAAGGGCGAACTTCAGGTGATCCAGGATGCGGCCGGCTATCCGCTGCCGCAGGGTGAGCGGAAGTACAAACCGGCCAAGGACGGTAAAAATGTCGTTCTCACCCTTGATCAGCAGATCCAGGATTATGTCGAGCAGGCTCTTGATAAGACCGTCGAGCAGTATAACCCGAAGCGCGCGACGGTGATTGTGTCTGATCCCCAAAGTGGCGAAATCCTGGCGATGGCCACTCGGCCGCAGTTTGATCCCAATGATTACGGAAAGATTCAGAACCATCTCAACTACAGCATCAGTATGAACTTTGAACCTGGTTCCACGTTTAAGATCATTACGCTGGCGGCGGCGATCGAAGAGGGGCTGTTTCATCCTGAAGAGGATTACCAGTCAGGTTCCTACACCAAAGTGCCCGGCAAACCGATCAACGACCACAACAACGGGCAAGGTTGGGGCAGAATCAGCTTTCTGGAGGGCGTCCAGCGTTCCAGTAACGTGGCCTTCGTCATTCTTGGGTATGAACGACTGCAGCAGAAGCGGCTGTATGAGTATTTCAAGCGATTCGGGATCGGGCAAGAGACGGGGATTGAACTCCCAGGCGAAGAAGAAGGGATTATGCGCGACCTGCTGCATCCCAACTCGCCGCGCGACGTAGCGGTGACCACCTTTGGACAAGGGGTGGCGGTCACTGCGATTCAACAGGTAGCGGCCGTTGGGGCAATTGCCAATGGTGGCGAGTTGTTAAAGCCGCAGATCGTCAAAGAGCTGCGCGATCCTCATACGGGGCAGGTGGTGCAGCGCAATCAACGAGAAGTAGTGCGCCGCGTCGTGTCAGAGGAGACCAGCAAGCAGGTGCGTGATATTCTGGAAACCGTCGTCACCGGGGAGCATGGCACCGGAAAGGAGTTCAAGGTTGAAGGCTACCGGGTGGCCGGGAAGACGGGGACAGCCCAGAAATACGATCCCAAAACGGGTGAGATCTTACCGGGCAGCTATATCGCCTCGTTTATCGGATTTGCTCCAAAGGATGATCCGCGCCTTCTGGTTTACGTTGTGATTGACGAACCGGAAGCAAAATACGAGGAGTTGGGGCGTTACGTCGTCGCACCCGTATTCAAATCGGTAATGGAAAGCAGCCTTCTCTACTTGCAGCAGCAGCCTGAACTGACCGAATCAAAGGCAGCACCGATCGTAAAAGAGGAGGTACTGCCCAACTTTGTCGGGATGGCTGCCTCCGTGGCCAAACAGAAAGCGCAGGAAGCGGGATTTCAGGCAGAGACGATCGGGACGGGTACCAAGATTGTCAGTCAGTCACCAGGTGCTTTTGAAAAGGTGCTGCCCAACAGCAAAGTGACGTTGGTGACGGATCGCGTAGAAGGTGTGCGGATGCCCGACTTTACGGGCGAGTCGCTGCGTGAGGTGATGGAGTTTGCTGCCCACACCGGATTGCAGGTATCCGTTGCGGGGAGCGGATTTGTCACCGAACAGAGCATCAAGCCAGGTACCGTACTGTCAGGCCAGCAGGAATTATTTGTCACGCTGGTCCCTGCTTCTGGCCCGCCAGGACCCGCAACGGGAGAAGAGAATGACGCGAATGATGGCGAAGAAACCGAGATTGCCCAGACATCTGCGGGGGCTTCCGACAGTGAGACGGCGTCAGTCGATTCCGGGGAAAAAAGAGACTGGCAATGACCCAGGGCAGAGCGCGGAAAACGATAGCGGGCGGTGATGACCGTCTCATCCCGTCCCAATAGAAGCGCGATCATCTCATAGGACAGCGTCGAAACCCGTCAGCATCGGTAGTTCTAACCCATCCCGACCCCGAATAGGGTAAAAGAGACAAACTATTTGAGATACTTGTTCATGTTCTCACAAGGGAGGGTGTGCTAGTGCGGGTTTCCAGTGTCACCGTGCGGCGCCGCATCTTTCTCGCACTGGTGGTCGGCATCATTCTCTATGCGTCTCTGATCACCCGTTTGGGTTATATCCAGATTGTCCAGGGACAATGGCTGCTTGACAAGGCAAACGATCTTTGGAAACGCGATATCCCTTTTGAAGCCAAGCGAGGCCAGATCCTGGACAGGAATGGCAATGTGCTGGTGGAAAACATCAGCGTGCCGTCCGTATTGGCCATCCCAGCCCAGATCACGGACCCGCGTGAGACGGCCAAAAAACTGGCAGTCGTTCTCGGCAGATCGGAGCAAGAGATTTATGAGGCGATTACCAAACGGCAGATGATTAACCGCGTCCCCGGTGGACGAAAGATATCGGCAGAGAAAGCGCGGGAGGTTCAAAAGTTGGGCCTTCCCGGCATTGAGGTCGCCGAGGATACGAAGCGGTTTTACCCCCATGGTTCGCTTGCCGCCCATATTCTCGGTTTTACAGGAATTGACAACCAAGGGTTGATTGGCTTAGAGCGGGTCTACCATGAGTTTTTACAGGGGACGCCAGGCTACGTCTCGTTTCCCGCTGATGCCGGGGGCAGAACGATGCCGGGTGAACCGGAAAAATACGTCCCGCCAATTGACGGTATGGACATGTACCTGACGATCGACAGTACGATCCAGACCTTCCTCGAGCGGGAGTTGGATCAGGCGATGATCAGCTATCAGCCAGCTGATGCGCTGGCTATTGCGATGGATCCGAACACAGGAGAGATTTTGGGGATGAGTAGCCGCCCCACTTTTGATCCCAGCAGATACCAGGAGTATCCGAGCGAGATCTACAATCGGAATTTGCCGATCTGGAAAACGTACGAGCCGGGCTCCACCTTCAAGATTGTCACCCTTGCCGCTGCCCTCAACGAAGGAGTGGTTAGCCTAAACGAGACATTTCACGATCCGGGTTACATAACCGTAGCTGGCGCACGCCTGCGCTGCTGGAAACGGTCAGGGCACGGCCAGGAGACCATGCTTGAGGTAGTGGAGAATTCCTGCAACCCGGGATTTGTCACCATGGGCCAGCGTTTGGGCAAAGAAACCTTATTTGACTATATTCATAAATTTGGGTTCGGCAAAAAGACGGGCATTGATTTGCTCGGGGAGTCGACCGGACTGCTGTTTAAGTTGGATCGGGTTGGTCCGGTAGAACTTGGAACCACCTCATTCGGACAGGGGGTATCGGTTACCCCGATTCAGCAGATGGCAGCAGTTGCCGCAGCGATCAATGGCGGCAAGCTCTACAAACCGTATATTGCCAAAGAGTGGCGGAGCAGCATTACCCAGGATGTTGTCGGTCGTGTTGAACCTACACTGGTACGACAGGTGATCAAGCCGGAGACCTCAGAAAAAGTGCGGTATGCTCTGGAAAGCGTGGTGGCCAGGGGAACAGGACGGAACGCCTTTATCGACGGCTACCGGGTCGGCGGCAAAACGGGCACAGCGCAAAAGGTAAAAGATGGGAAATATTCACAAGGAGAATACATTGTCTCCTTCATCGGCTTTGCCCCTGCCGACGATCCCAAGATCCTCGTCTATGTCGCCATAGACAATCCGAAAGCAACCGCGTTTGGAGGGCTGATTGCCGCACCGATAGTACGCAACATACTGGAATCGTCCCTGCCGTATCTGGAAGTGCCGAAGCGGAGCAACCAGATTGAGCGGGAATACAAAT contains these protein-coding regions:
- a CDS encoding septum formation initiator family protein, with the translated sequence MAYYYRGNLAVDVDKSRSSVVKKKKTIVIRSAIPTGEKLLYLFLIMVLVAGVGFVGLRYIQISEYNYQIQATKNEMARLQGENADLLLKIEQMSNRERIEQEAKAMGMSPAESVHVIGAAEPGQKDQLAQKE
- a CDS encoding LysR family transcriptional regulator encodes the protein MDTQLFLTFREVAKWQNFSRAAEALGYAQSSVTAHIQNLENKFQVELFERRGRKIRLTPAGEQLLRYADQVLALLEEAKACLAESAHIPATTTIGTVESLAAFYLPPYVQTFRRQYPETKLLLRPGICSDLRQGVKEGSYDFAIILDELQTHPDLEIIPLQEEELVLIAPPDHRLACAERVLPQDLAGETLIVTESGCSYRTMMENVLRDTDTVLETSLEFGSLEAIKQCVAYGLGIAHLPRIAVQEEVDKGALSVLPFEHPDIRVFRQLVYHKKKWIPRAVHHFFQLLLADADQNGAAAV
- a CDS encoding stage V sporulation protein D; this translates as MRVSSVTVRRRIFLALVVGIILYASLITRLGYIQIVQGQWLLDKANDLWKRDIPFEAKRGQILDRNGNVLVENISVPSVLAIPAQITDPRETAKKLAVVLGRSEQEIYEAITKRQMINRVPGGRKISAEKAREVQKLGLPGIEVAEDTKRFYPHGSLAAHILGFTGIDNQGLIGLERVYHEFLQGTPGYVSFPADAGGRTMPGEPEKYVPPIDGMDMYLTIDSTIQTFLERELDQAMISYQPADALAIAMDPNTGEILGMSSRPTFDPSRYQEYPSEIYNRNLPIWKTYEPGSTFKIVTLAAALNEGVVSLNETFHDPGYITVAGARLRCWKRSGHGQETMLEVVENSCNPGFVTMGQRLGKETLFDYIHKFGFGKKTGIDLLGESTGLLFKLDRVGPVELGTTSFGQGVSVTPIQQMAAVAAAINGGKLYKPYIAKEWRSSITQDVVGRVEPTLVRQVIKPETSEKVRYALESVVARGTGRNAFIDGYRVGGKTGTAQKVKDGKYSQGEYIVSFIGFAPADDPKILVYVAIDNPKATAFGGLIAAPIVRNILESSLPYLEVPKRSNQIEREYKYGDKKYVEVPDLTGMTMREITASYYTMPLEVAGYGTHVIKQSPEPGSKVEEGSKIRVYLGDKMVN
- a CDS encoding penicillin-binding protein translates to METKQRLNIRTLCLGISLLLLFSGLIGRLWWIQSVDAAWIMEKGKKQWERERILQPRRGSILDRNGHVLAYEGKAYKVEAQLKQKGEEPPWWMNDNYVKDPYDTALKLAPILDVPVEKLVKYLTADDVNVTELGANSKKITEEQKEEIYNLQYPIGPDGKRSEVNQLPGIVLHETTRRYYPNNDFAAHVLGYLNYDDTAMMGIELQFDPVLRGEKGELQVIQDAAGYPLPQGERKYKPAKDGKNVVLTLDQQIQDYVEQALDKTVEQYNPKRATVIVSDPQSGEILAMATRPQFDPNDYGKIQNHLNYSISMNFEPGSTFKIITLAAAIEEGLFHPEEDYQSGSYTKVPGKPINDHNNGQGWGRISFLEGVQRSSNVAFVILGYERLQQKRLYEYFKRFGIGQETGIELPGEEEGIMRDLLHPNSPRDVAVTTFGQGVAVTAIQQVAAVGAIANGGELLKPQIVKELRDPHTGQVVQRNQREVVRRVVSEETSKQVRDILETVVTGEHGTGKEFKVEGYRVAGKTGTAQKYDPKTGEILPGSYIASFIGFAPKDDPRLLVYVVIDEPEAKYEELGRYVVAPVFKSVMESSLLYLQQQPELTESKAAPIVKEEVLPNFVGMAASVAKQKAQEAGFQAETIGTGTKIVSQSPGAFEKVLPNSKVTLVTDRVEGVRMPDFTGESLREVMEFAAHTGLQVSVAGSGFVTEQSIKPGTVLSGQQELFVTLVPASGPPGPATGEENDANDGEETEIAQTSAGASDSETASVDSGEKRDWQ
- the mraZ gene encoding division/cell wall cluster transcriptional repressor MraZ; protein product: MFMGEYQHSIDDKGRLTIPAKFRDGLGTSFVMTRGLDKCLFIYPMNEWKVIEEKLKSLPFTKADARAFTRFFFSGATECEWDKQGRVNIPANLREHAQLAKDCVVIGVSSRVEVWSKELWEQYFAESESSFGEIAEKLVDFDL
- a CDS encoding adenosylhomocysteinase produces the protein MNAVAESIIKDIGLAHNGHLKIDWVKEHMPVLNRIRERFEKEQPFAGLKVAISLHLEAKTAYLAKVIQAGGAEVTITGSNPLSTQDDVCAALVEDGIRVYAKYNPAPEEYKSHLLKTLETRPDLIIDDGGDLVTILHSEKRDLLPQVRGGAEETTTGILRLKALENEGKLEFPMVAVNDAFCKYLFDNRYGTGQSVWDGINRTTNLVVAGKTVVVTGYGWCGKGVAMRAKGLGAKVIVTEVDAIKAVEAYMDGFEVMPMSEAAKHGDYFVTVTGNRDVIRKEHFAVMKDGAILSNAGHFDVEVNKVELEALSTAKRVVRKDIEEFQMEDGRKIYLLAEGRLVNLAAGDGHPAEIMDMTFALQAVALEYVNKNYQQIGKKVLNVPYELDESVARYKLEALGIKIDSLTAEQKEYLESWVE
- the rsmH gene encoding 16S rRNA (cytosine(1402)-N(4))-methyltransferase RsmH, which gives rise to MFHHITVLKQEAVDGLAVRPDGVYVDCTLGGAGHSSLIASRLGPDGRLIAIDQDDAALENARQRLSAYGENVTLVKSNFRQLREVVSEQGLQQVDGVLYDLGVSSPQLDEAERGFSYNADAELDMRMDREAPLSAYDIVNQWEEAEIARLIWEYGEEKFSRRIARQIEIHRKQAPIETTGQLVEIIKEAIPSPARRTGPHPAKRTFQALRIAVNDELGAFKESLQQAIELLRPSGRISVITFHSLEDRICKQMFQEHAKGCICPPSFPQCACGHQPTLQIVTRKPITPSEAELSENPRARSAKLRVAEKL